The Papaver somniferum cultivar HN1 unplaced genomic scaffold, ASM357369v1 unplaced-scaffold_107, whole genome shotgun sequence genome includes a region encoding these proteins:
- the LOC113328141 gene encoding uncharacterized protein LOC113328141 — MDVEMGEKRNNEERQQYLPLYEAAKKGVWDMARMFISDVDEDIAVTARVTDSNDTALHIAASEGRSEFVKQLVILMTPKQLETKNDDGETALQIAVLDGNIESIKAMVRKNENLVWIDDLHKRIPIVNAAKFAPLKEKKDIVNYLYNVMRGNPDYSHLFSGDRGCEIICSVIEAGCYDVASNIIQAYTDLAL, encoded by the exons ATGGATGTGGAGATGGGTGAAAAAAGGAACAATGAAGAAAGGCAACAGTACCTACCATTGTACGAAGCAGCAAAGAAAGGTGTTTGGGATATGGCTAGAATGTTCATTTCTGATGTCGATGAGGATATCGCAGTGACTGCGCGGGTTACGGACTCCAATGATACAGCTTTGCATATAGCCGCAAGCGAAGGGCGGTCAGAGTTTGTTAAGCAACTTGTAATTCTCATGACACCAAAACAACTTGAAACAAAGAATGATGACGGTGAAACAGCACTTCAAATTGCTGTTCTTGATGGAAATATTGAATCAATTAAAGCAATGGTGAGAAAAAACGAAAACTTGGTATGGATAGATGACCTACACAAAAGAATTCCTATAGTAAACGCTGCTAAGTTTGCTCCACTGAAGGAGAAAAAAGACATAGTCAACTATCTTTACAACGTTATGAGAGGTAATCCGGATTATTCACATCTCTTCTCTGGTGATCGAGGGTGTGAAATAATTTGTAGTGTAATTGAGGCTGGTTGCTATG ATGTTGCATCGAATATCATCCAAGCATATACAGATTTGGCTCTTTGA